The segment ATCCTGAGAGTGGGGTGTCGAGACGCTTGGATCCAGGCATTTCCCAGCTGGAACCGCCAATGATGCCGTGGCGAATGTCGTCTCAAGCCATCGCCCAATTTCCATTTCCCGTTGAGCCAGCCCATTTCGAAATGACGGGGGTGGAGCTTGAAGCCAACCGTCTCGCGACGAGATCAAAGCACGCCTAAGGGTGCTCGTTTGTTCTTAGTTGTGTCTTAATGTTGATTATATTGACGCTCAGGTTTTGCGTCTATATGTTATTGATTCGGGGGGTGCGGCCGGTATTTCGGGCACTTTCTCGTGTTTCTTAGACGTGACATATTTTCCCAAGGACTCAATGATGAAGACGAAATGTCGAAGCTCAAGTGGTTTCACGTTGGTGGAGTTGCTGGTGGTGATTGCAATTATCGGCGTGTTGGTGGGATTGCTGCTTCCGGCTGTTCAAGCCGCTCGCGAAGCAGCACGCAGGATGAGCTGCAGTAACAATTTCAAGCAAATTGGTTTGGCATCGCACAACTACCACTCTGCCTATGACCAACTGCCACGGCACTCGACTGGCACCTGGCGCGATGATGCTCCCAATGCGTGGACACCTTATGACACTCACAACTCGGGCTCATTGAGTGCGATGGTTGGTTTGCTTCCGTTCATGGAACAGCAAGCTTTGTGGGAGATGATCAGCAACCCATCGCAACAGCGAGTCGATGGTGGAGTTCAAACGCCGCCGTGGCCCGCCATGGGGCCCGCACCACGGATCAATGGTGGACGCAACCAATACATCCCTTGGATGACAGAAACGCCCGCGTTGCGATGTCCCAGTGACCCAGGGGTGGGACTTCCTGCAGGTGGTCGTTCGAACTACGCCTTTTGCATCGGTGATGCGTTTCAGGGGACGCCGTTCACTCGTCCGATTCGTTGGAGTAACTCGGGAGGCAGTCCCTTTGACGAGATTTCAGGAAGCAAGACCACTCAAGGTCGCTATGCCCGCGGCATGTACACGCACCGGACCGATCGGAAATTTCGTGACGTCTTGGATGGCTTGTCCAACACCATCGCAATGGGTGAGATGATGACGGACCTTGGCGACAACGACAATCGAACCACGCTCAACCGAACCTTGGACACCGTGGAGCAAAATGTTTCGATTTGCAAG is part of the Rhodopirellula islandica genome and harbors:
- a CDS encoding DUF1559 domain-containing protein translates to MKTKCRSSSGFTLVELLVVIAIIGVLVGLLLPAVQAAREAARRMSCSNNFKQIGLASHNYHSAYDQLPRHSTGTWRDDAPNAWTPYDTHNSGSLSAMVGLLPFMEQQALWEMISNPSQQRVDGGVQTPPWPAMGPAPRINGGRNQYIPWMTETPALRCPSDPGVGLPAGGRSNYAFCIGDAFQGTPFTRPIRWSNSGGSPFDEISGSKTTQGRYARGMYTHRTDRKFRDVLDGLSNTIAMGEMMTDLGDNDNRTTLNRTLDTVEQNVSICKETGHIDPQRPSFWCDGVDCPAPTGPGALHSPNDIYNRGMMWMISLPTSSCMFTNLPPNSELCVDRWTEGGGSISASSRHQGGVHVLMGDGAVRFITDSIEAGNSQAGPVNAGQRSPYGLWGGLGTRGNKETVSLE